A region of Deinococcus multiflagellatus DNA encodes the following proteins:
- a CDS encoding HU family DNA-binding protein — MTKSAKTTKPATSATASDKLGKTQLVDRVADLTGLTRKQSEEAVSATLDVITGALQQGRSVGLPGFGTFSVKATAARTGVKPGTSEKIQIPAGKKVSYKMATDLKGKL; from the coding sequence ATGACGAAAAGCGCCAAGACCACCAAGCCCGCCACCTCTGCCACCGCGTCCGATAAGCTCGGCAAGACCCAACTGGTTGACCGGGTGGCTGACCTCACCGGCCTCACCCGGAAGCAGAGCGAGGAAGCGGTCAGTGCCACCCTCGACGTCATCACGGGCGCGCTGCAGCAGGGCCGTAGCGTGGGCCTGCCCGGCTTCGGCACCTTCAGCGTGAAGGCCACCGCCGCCCGCACCGGCGTGAAGCCGGGCACCAGCGAGAAGATCCAGATCCCCGCCGGCAAGAAGGTCAGCTACAAGATGGCCACCGACCTGAAAGGCAAGCTCTAA